In Rana temporaria chromosome 3, aRanTem1.1, whole genome shotgun sequence, a single window of DNA contains:
- the CCDC71L gene encoding coiled-coil domain-containing protein 71L, giving the protein MEDGEKVVYSRSQLVFAGIKPLEDALEIFVPESKHFMNSDTELWNFLCSLKRDFSPVILRSKDVYGYSSCRSVVPDPSQLSRRRAREPAPAPPQPKKPPPPVKRKRRGMRLSCRKRRRVKPAASEESGASSSCSSPTPSEASGSIGTPPLEDMWRIGGAFPTIRVRDVSCEATVAAARRRAQRILQVNLQPVVRIRRFPVLSSSS; this is encoded by the coding sequence atgGAGGACGGCGAGAAAGTTGTGTATTCCCGCTCGCAGCTGGTGTTCGCGGGGATAAAGCCGCTGGAGGACGCGCTGGAAATCTTCGTCCCGGAGTCGAAGCACTTCATGAACTCGGACACGGAGCTGTGGAACTTCCTATGTAGCCTGAAGCGGGACTTCTCGCCGGTTATCCTCCGTAGTAAAGACGTGTACGGCTACTCGTCGTGCCGCTCTGTGGTACCGGACCCCAGCCAGCTCTCCCGTAGGAGAGCCCGGGAGCCTGCTCCCGCTCCCCCTCAGCCTAAGAAGCCACCGCCGCCGGTGAAGAGGAAGCGGAGAGGAATGAGGCTGAGCTGCAGGAAGCGCCGGAGGGTGAAGCCGGCCGCCAGTGAGGAGAGCGGAGCCAGCAGTAGCTGCAGCAGCCCGACCCCATCCGAGGCGTCCGGCTCCATAGGTACCCCCCCTCTAGAGGACATGTGGAGGATCGGAGGCGCCTTCCCCACCATCCGGGTCCGGGACGTGTCCTGTGAGGCCACAGTGGCGGCTGCCCGCCGAAGGGCTCAGAGGATCCTACAGGTCAATCTACAACCCGTAGTTCGGATCCGCCGCttccccgtcctctcctcctcctcctga